AATAAATAGGAGAAGTGGATAAAATGAGAATAATACATACAGATGGAAAAGATAAAAGATTCGAAAATCTTTGTTGTGAACTTGATAAGTATTTGAATAATATAATTGGAGAAGAAAAGCAACAAGATCAATATAACAGATATAATACCCTTGAAGATATACATGATGTTATTTTGATTACAGATAAAAGTGATGTTTTAGCTTGTGGTGGATTTAAAAGATATGATGAGTTTACTGCAGAAGTAAAACGAGTGTATGTGAAAGAAAACGCAAGAAGACATGGACTTGGGAAAACTGTAATGGATGAAATTGAAAAAGTAGCCTTAAAAAAGGGATATAAAAATCTTATTTTAGAAACAGGAAGGGCTCTGAAAGGTGCTCAAAAGATGTATAGAAAGCTAGGATTTGAGGTTATTAATAATTTTGGTCAGTATATTGGCAATGATGAATCTATATGTATGAAGAAGATAATTTGAGTTAAGAAAATAAATAATAAAGAGACTACCAGATAATTTACAATTCACAAAATGCAATTCGCAATTAATGTTAATTTTCACCTGTGGTGAAAATATTGTAGTCCTGCGGACAGCAAATGAAAATTTGCATTTCCGTATGGCAACTATGTAGTGGTATATTAAATATCATAAATGAAAGTGAAACTTTCATTATCTCTTGTATAGACTATGTAACAAATTCAATTAATTTTATAAAGCTAGTTTTAATAAAAAACATTGTTAACATATCTTAAAATTTAAGAAATTCCTCAGAGGAATTTCCACCACAATTGAGAATTGTGAATCGTGAATTGAGAATCAAAAAAGAGACCTCGCTCACAAATTTTCATTTGTTATTGCGAAAGCCTCTTCTTCATAAAGATTAAGTCTTAGTTATTTATAAACTTTTCGAATCTTTCAATAATTTTATCTTTACCTAAGATTTGCATTATAGCATAAAGGTCAGGTGTATTAGTTCTATGAGTAATAGCACTTCTTACAGCACCTGCAACATCAGAAACCATTCCTTTGAATGCTTCAGGATTCTTTTTAAATGCTTTTCTATCAGCAGTATACCCCATTTCTATTGCCTTTTCTTTAAGAGCTGCAAACCACTCTTCTTGTGTTCCATTTAAGTCTAAAATAGGCATATATTCTTTAATAATTTCTTTAGCAGCTTCAATTGTTAAAGATTTAGGTAATTCTATATTTTCTATTGTTTCTTTGTTAAATAATTCATCAAAGAAATAGAATATTTTTTCTTTAACATCAGACCACTTACCAAAGTCTTTTCTTGGTTTTGGAACTTCTCTATCAATATTAAATATAGCAGTAGCAAAATCTTTATCTTTTGATATTAGATCAGCCATTTCAGTATCATATTCTTTGCTCCAAGCTAAGTAGTTATCATAAACTTCACTAGCTTTCATCTTTGATATAACATTTTTACTTACATCATTTAATTTCACTATATCAAATAGAGCACCACTTTTACTCATTTTATCTAAAGAAATTTCAAATTCTCTGTAGTCTAAAGTAGGATTTTCTTCTCTCCAAGTTTCAAAAGTAGAATTTATTATATTTAAAAGATATTCTATAACAGATGTTACAGGATAACCTTCTTCTCTATAATATGAAACAGCACTTTCAGCATCTTTTCTTTTACTTAATTTTCTCTTAGAACCACCATCTTGTTTCATGATAGTTGGAATATGTGCATAGTTTGGAGTGTCAAAGCCTAATACATCAAATAATTGAACATGAATTGGTAATGATGATAGCCATTCTTCTCCTCTTATTACATCTGTTGTTCCCATTAATGCATCATCTATAGCATGAGCAAAATGATAAGTAGGAAGTCCATCAGATTTTATTATTACAATATCTACATTATTTTCAGGGAAAGATATATCACCTTTTATTAAATCATGGAACTCAACTTTATTATTTATATTTCCAGGAGATTTTAATCTTAATATGTAAGGTTCTCCATTGTTGATACGTTTGATAGCGACGCTAGGGTCTAAATCTCTACATTTTGCATAAGAACCATAATAACCAGGAGTAATTTTATTTGCAGTTTGTTCTTCACGAGTAGCATTTAATTCTTCTGCAGAACAGAAACAAGGATAAGCTAATCCTTTTTCTACTAAGACTTTTGCAAAAGCTTTATATATATTACCTCTTTCACTTTGTTTATACGGTCCATAATTTCCTATTTCAGTATTTTCACCAGTAACACCTTCATTGAAGTGTAGGTTGAAACTTTCCATAGTTTTTATAGTATCTTCAATAGCACCAGCTACTTCTCTTTTTTGATCTGTATCTTCTATTCTTAAATAAAATATACCATCACTTTGAGAAGCTAGTCTTTCATTTATTAAAGCAGTGAAGATTCCACCAATATGTTGAAATCCTGTTGGGCTAGGAGCGTATCTTACTACTTTAGCACCTTCTTTTAGTTGTCTTTTAGGATATTTCTTCAAATAATCTTCAGCACTTAGAGTAATATCTTTAAATATTGTATTAGCTAAGTCAGTATAACTCATAATATCATCCCTTCATAAATCTATTGTAAATAAGCTAATTATAAATTTATATGTAATACTAAATTCTATTTTATTATAACTATAGTAATTATCAATGTAAATAGAATAGATTTCTTAAATGAAATGTTGATATGTGGAATAATAATATTATAATAAAGTTAGTGAGTAAATATATAGGACTGGAGAAAAATTATGAATTATAGAGAAACGATGGAGTATATACATAATACGGCAAAATTTGGAATGAATTTTGGGTTAGAAAGAACAAGAAGACTTCTTGAATATTTAGGAAATCCACATAAGAAACTTAAATGTATACATATAGCTGGGACTAATGGAAAAGGATCAACATCAGCTATGGTGGCAGAAATATTAAAGGAATCTGGATATAAGGTAGGATTATATACATCACCTTTTCTAGAAGAGTTTGAAGAAAGGATACAAATAAATTCAGTTAACATACCTAAAGAAAAATTGTGTATTATAGTAGAAAAAGTATCAAAGGCTGTGGAAAAAGTAGAGAGTGAGGGGCTAGGTGATCCTACGGAGTTCGAAATAATTACGGCAGCAATGTTTTTATACTATTATGAAGAAAATGTTGATATAGCAGTAATAGAAGTTGGACTAGGAGGAAGATTAGATTCAACTAACATTTTAGATCCGATACTAACAGTAATTACATCAATTTCTTATGATCATGTTGGTATATTAGGCAATACACTAAGGGAAATAGCTACAGAGAAAGCTGGAATTATAAAGGAAGGTGTTCCTCTTGTCTTGTATCCTGTGGAAAAGGAAGCGAAAGAAGCTATAGTTGATATTGCAAAGATAAAAAAATGTAAAGTGAATTTTGTAGGATTTAATGATGCAGAATTTATTGGAGTTAGTAAAGAAAAAAGAATATATCAAGTTGTTAGATACAATGATGAAGAATATAAGTTATCTTTATTAGGGACTCATCAAATAACGAATTTTTCAGTTGTTATGAAAATAGTAGAATTACTTAGAAACTTAGGATATAAAATTACTAATAATAATGTCAAAGTAGCTTTAGAAAATGTTATATGGAAAGGTAGAATGGAAGTAATACATAATAATCCATATATTTTATTGGATGGAGCACATAATTTAGGAGGAATAGAGAAGTTAAAAGAAAGTTTAGAAAGATATTTTACTTACTCAAATTTAACATTAATACTAGGAATATTAGGAGATAAAGATGTAGAGCATATGTTAGAAAAAATTATTCCAAGTGCTGAAGAAGTAATAACAGTGACACCTAACTCCCCTAGGGCAATGAGTGCTAATGAGTTAAAGTCAAAAATAGAAAAAATAAGTGATAAGAAAGTCACTGCTTTTGATAAATATGAAGAAGCTTTTAAATATGCAAAAGATATATCTAATGACGATGATATGATATTGATTTGTGGGTCTTTATATATGATAGGGGATATGAGAAAGACTATAATGAATAGAAGTATTTAATAATATAAATGAAAAAAGGGTCTGAAGCACACTGTTAATTTATTGTGCCACAGATCCTTTCCTATTTTTTAAATTTGCAAATTTTTTTTCTTAAATATGTATTCTATCCAAGAATCATATATTGTTTTTATTAATGCGAAAACGGGTACACCTAAAAACATACCGATAAAGCCAAATAGGCCGCCTCCAACTAAAATACTTATCATAACTAGTAAAGGTGTAAGACCTAGCTGATCTCCTAAGATTTTAGGACCTAGATATAATCCATCAAATTGTTGAAGTATAAAAATAAATAGAACCATTCCAATAGCTCTAGAAGGTGAATCAAATATAGTTAATATTACTGCTGGTACAGCTCCAATAAAAGGTCCAAAATAAGGAATCATATTAGTTATACCAATAATAAGAGCTATTAATAAAGCAAATTTGAATTTGAAAATAATAAGTCCTAAAAAGCATATAGAACCAATTATAAGTGAATCGATAGATTTACCTATTATAAATTTTCCAAAGATTGAATTAGCACTATCAGTTAAAGTTAAAAGTTTATTATAATAATTATCATTTAAAATGGATCTAAAAAATTGTTTTGATTTAAAACATATAGTATCTTTATCTTTTAAAACATATATTGATATTACAATACTTACAACAAAATTAAGTAAAAAAGATCCTATTTTAAATAGCGTTGTTATAGTAGATGTTAAGAACATATTTATTGAGTTACCAATTTCACTTATAAATTTAGAAATAAAGTTTGTAAGTGATTTGATTAATTCATCACTACTTTTTAAGTCAGTTTCTTCAAAAAGCTTTGTTAATGATGTAGAAAATGTTTCTAAATATCTAGGAAGATTTTCTACTAATTCAGATAATGATGACATAATTGTAGGTAATAATACATTTATCAATAATAATAGTATTCCTCCACATAAGAGATAGGTTAAAGCTAAACTTATACCTCGTTTATATTTACTTTTTATTCTATTTTCAAAAAACATCATAATTGGGTTTAGAATAAAAGCTATAGTTAATCCTATTAATATAGGTTGTATTACTCCTAATATTAAGTTAAGAAAATTAAGAAAATTTGCAGAATAATCCATTAATCTATATATGATAATAGTTATCAAAATTAATGGTAGAAATTCCATATAAGGTATCTTTTTGTTTTTAAACATATTGCATCCTCCCCAAGATATTATAACATGAATATCTAAAAGGAAAATAAAAAATCCAGTAATATTTACTGGATTATAATACCTATTCTATAGTACTTAAAACACTAGTTAAAGCTTTAGCAAGTTGGTCTGGACAAGAAGTAGACTTTTTTCCGCATTTTATTCCAGACAATTTTTCTATTGCTTCATTAATATTCATATCTTTTAACAAAGAACTCAGTCCTAAAGCATTTCCAGGACAGCCCCCTACAAATAAAACTTCTTTAACTTTGTTATCTTTAATATCAAACTTAATTTCAGAGGAACATACCCCGCTGGTCTTATAAGTATACATAATATTCCCCACCCTTCTTGTGTATATGTTTACATTATATCATATATTTACAATTATGAATAGAATAAGATATAGTACTTGAAAAGATAAAGAATAATTTAACACAATATTTAAATAATTTTATAGAGAAAAATAGTAATAAAATACAATATTATTAAATAAATAAAAACTTTATTGAAGTTTATGTATATTAATAGTATAATTTTAACATAAGAGTAATTTAATAGATAAAAATAAATAGGAGGTAAAGTTGAAGGATACAATTTTGGATAAAACAATAAATATTGAAGAACTTATATTTATTATAAAAAGGAGATATAAATTAATAGTATCTATGATGATATTAATTGGAGGAATTTCAGCTACTTTAAGTTTTTTTGTTATTAAACCTAAATATGAAGTTTCAACAAAAATATTTGTTGGAAAAGCTGAACAGGAAGAAAAATACAACAACAGTGATGTACAGATGTATCAGCAATTAATAAAGACATATTCAGAGACAATAAAAACTAAAGATCTAGTTGGTAATGCTATAAAAAATGTAAA
Above is a genomic segment from Clostridium bornimense containing:
- a CDS encoding AI-2E family transporter, with the translated sequence MFKNKKIPYMEFLPLILITIIIYRLMDYSANFLNFLNLILGVIQPILIGLTIAFILNPIMMFFENRIKSKYKRGISLALTYLLCGGILLLLINVLLPTIMSSLSELVENLPRYLETFSTSLTKLFEETDLKSSDELIKSLTNFISKFISEIGNSINMFLTSTITTLFKIGSFLLNFVVSIVISIYVLKDKDTICFKSKQFFRSILNDNYYNKLLTLTDSANSIFGKFIIGKSIDSLIIGSICFLGLIIFKFKFALLIALIIGITNMIPYFGPFIGAVPAVILTIFDSPSRAIGMVLFIFILQQFDGLYLGPKILGDQLGLTPLLVMISILVGGGLFGFIGMFLGVPVFALIKTIYDSWIEYIFKKKNLQI
- a CDS encoding bifunctional folylpolyglutamate synthase/dihydrofolate synthase codes for the protein MNYRETMEYIHNTAKFGMNFGLERTRRLLEYLGNPHKKLKCIHIAGTNGKGSTSAMVAEILKESGYKVGLYTSPFLEEFEERIQINSVNIPKEKLCIIVEKVSKAVEKVESEGLGDPTEFEIITAAMFLYYYEENVDIAVIEVGLGGRLDSTNILDPILTVITSISYDHVGILGNTLREIATEKAGIIKEGVPLVLYPVEKEAKEAIVDIAKIKKCKVNFVGFNDAEFIGVSKEKRIYQVVRYNDEEYKLSLLGTHQITNFSVVMKIVELLRNLGYKITNNNVKVALENVIWKGRMEVIHNNPYILLDGAHNLGGIEKLKESLERYFTYSNLTLILGILGDKDVEHMLEKIIPSAEEVITVTPNSPRAMSANELKSKIEKISDKKVTAFDKYEEAFKYAKDISNDDDMILICGSLYMIGDMRKTIMNRSI
- a CDS encoding GNAT family N-acetyltransferase; amino-acid sequence: MRIIHTDGKDKRFENLCCELDKYLNNIIGEEKQQDQYNRYNTLEDIHDVILITDKSDVLACGGFKRYDEFTAEVKRVYVKENARRHGLGKTVMDEIEKVALKKGYKNLILETGRALKGAQKMYRKLGFEVINNFGQYIGNDESICMKKII
- the gltX gene encoding glutamate--tRNA ligase; the protein is MSYTDLANTIFKDITLSAEDYLKKYPKRQLKEGAKVVRYAPSPTGFQHIGGIFTALINERLASQSDGIFYLRIEDTDQKREVAGAIEDTIKTMESFNLHFNEGVTGENTEIGNYGPYKQSERGNIYKAFAKVLVEKGLAYPCFCSAEELNATREEQTANKITPGYYGSYAKCRDLDPSVAIKRINNGEPYILRLKSPGNINNKVEFHDLIKGDISFPENNVDIVIIKSDGLPTYHFAHAIDDALMGTTDVIRGEEWLSSLPIHVQLFDVLGFDTPNYAHIPTIMKQDGGSKRKLSKRKDAESAVSYYREEGYPVTSVIEYLLNIINSTFETWREENPTLDYREFEISLDKMSKSGALFDIVKLNDVSKNVISKMKASEVYDNYLAWSKEYDTEMADLISKDKDFATAIFNIDREVPKPRKDFGKWSDVKEKIFYFFDELFNKETIENIELPKSLTIEAAKEIIKEYMPILDLNGTQEEWFAALKEKAIEMGYTADRKAFKKNPEAFKGMVSDVAGAVRSAITHRTNTPDLYAIMQILGKDKIIERFEKFINN
- a CDS encoding TIGR03905 family TSCPD domain-containing protein, translating into MYTYKTSGVCSSEIKFDIKDNKVKEVLFVGGCPGNALGLSSLLKDMNINEAIEKLSGIKCGKKSTSCPDQLAKALTSVLSTIE